The Vicia villosa cultivar HV-30 ecotype Madison, WI unplaced genomic scaffold, Vvil1.0 ctg.001290F_1_1, whole genome shotgun sequence genome includes a window with the following:
- the LOC131634405 gene encoding NAP1-related protein 2-like produces the protein MVADKSKKLKVSEKGDNAEEIDGELVLSIEKLQEMQDELEKINEEASDKVLEIEQKYNEIRKPLYDQRNDLIKSIPDFWLTAFLSHPALGELLNDEDQKIFKHLSSLEVEDHKDVKSGYSITFNFNPNPYFEDTKLVKTFTFLEEGTTKVTATPIKWKEGKNIPNGVSQEKKGKKRAAADISFFTWFSDPEEKEDLDDLINDEVAELIKDDLWPNPLNYFNSEDPDEAEDDDDEAGDTGKDDDEDSEDDDEGDDDEEEDE, from the exons atggTGGCCGACAAGAGCAAGAAGCTTAAGGTTTCTGAAAAGGGCGACAACGCCGAGGAAATCGACGGAGAACTTGTCCTCTCCATTGAAAAGTTGCAGGAAATGCAAGATGAGCTCGAAAAG ATCAATGAGGAGGCTAGTGATAAAGTTCTGGAAATAGAGCAGAAGTACAACGAGATAAGGAAGCCGCTGTATGATCAGCGCAATGATCTTATCAAGTCTATTCCTGATTTCTGGTTAACTGCT TTTTTGAGCCATCCTGCTCTTGGTGAACTTTTGAACGATGAAGATCAGAAG ATATTTAAGCATTTAAGTTCTCTTGAGGTTGAAGATCATAAAGATGTTAAATCAGGCTATTCAATAACCTTC AACTTTAATCCTAATCCCTATTTTGAGGATACAAAGCTTGTAAAGACTTTTACCTTCCTTGAAGAAGGAACAACAAAGGTTACTGCTACTCCCATTAAATGGAAAGAGGGCAAG AACATTCCAAATGGAGTTAGCCAAGAGAAGAAAGGGAAAAAGCGGGCTGCTGCTGATATCAG TTTCTTTACCTGGTTTAGTGACCCCGAAGAGAAAGAAGATTTGGATGACCTCATTAATGATGAG GTTGCAGAACTAATCAAGGATGATTTATGGCCAAATCCACTTAATTATTTCAATAGC GAGGACCCTGATGAagcagaagatgatgatgatgaagctggTGATACG GGAAAGGATGACGACGAAGActctgaagatgatgatgaaggtgatgatgacGAAGAGGAGGATGAATAG